One Labeo rohita strain BAU-BD-2019 chromosome 12, IGBB_LRoh.1.0, whole genome shotgun sequence genomic region harbors:
- the gspt1 gene encoding eukaryotic peptide chain release factor GTP-binding subunit ERF3A, which yields MDSRDTAPDSWEQEDDVEATADTELQSAFTGLNVNAPEFVPSFLSRGPPENATSDGTDAVASMEISEPVAAVENGETDASAVETWEQKGEPDEEEPGGGSPADTGFCGDEAQDEMMEEDEEMPTPKLPPPPPDAPKKEHVNVVFIGHVDAGKSTIGGQIMYLTGMVDKRTLEKYEREAKEKNRETWYLSWALDTNQEERDKGKTVEVGRAYFETEKKHFTILDAPGHKSFVPNMIGGASQADLAVLVISARKGEFETGFEKGGQTREHAMLAKTAGVKHLVVLINKMDDPTVNWSLDRYEECKEKLVPFLKKVGFNPKKDIHFMPCSGLTGANLKESSELCPWYTGLPFIPHLDSLPNFNRSSDGPIRLPIVDKYKDMGTVVLGKLESGSIMKAQQLIMMPNRHTVEVLSLLSDDVETEYAGPGENLKLRLKGIEEEEILPGFILCNAENLCHSGRTFDAQIVIIEHKSIICPGYNAVLHIHTCIEEVQITALICLVDKKTGEKSKTRPRFVKQDQVCIARLRAAGTICLETFKDFPQMGRFTLRDEGKTIAIGKVLKLVPEKD from the exons ATGGACTCGAGAGACACAGCCCCTGATTCGTGGGAACAGGAGGACGATGTTGAGGCCACGGCTGATACCGAACTTCAGTCCGCCTTTACCGGGCTCAACGTGAACGCTCCGGAATTCGTACCGTCCTTTCTTTCCCGGGGTCCACCGGAAAACGCCACATCTGATG GCACTGATGCAGTGGCCAGCATGGAGATCTCAGAACCAGTGG CTGCCGTTGAGAATGGAGAGACAGATGCCAGCGCAGTGGAGACGTGGGAGCAGAAAGGTGAGCCGGATGAGGAGGAACCAGGAGGTGGATCCCCAGCAGACACAGGATTTTGTGGGGATGAGGCACAGGATGAAATGATGGAGGAGGATGAGGAGATGCCGACTCCCAAGCTGCCTCCTCCTCCACCGGATGCCCCCAAGAAAGAACACGTGAATGTTGTGTTCATTGGACATGTGG atGCAGGCAAATCTACAATTGGTGGGCAAATTAT GTATCTAACTGGTATGGTGGACAAACGAACGCTGGAGAAATATGAACGGGAGGCGAAAGAGAAGAATAGAGAGACTTG GTATCTTTCCTGGGCTCTAGACACAAACCAAGAGGAAAGAGACAAGGGGAAAACAGTAGAAGTTGGAAGAGCCTACTTTGAAACTGAGAAAAAGCACTTTACTATTCTAGACGCCCCAGGCCATAAAAGCTTTGTACCCAACATGATTGGAGGGGCATCCCAAGCTGACTTGGCAGTGCTG GTCATCTCTGCCAGAAAGGGTGAGTTTGAGACCGGTTTTGAAAAAGGAGGCCAGACCAGGGAGCATGCCATGCTGGCCAAAACAGCTGGAGTCAAACATCTGGTAGTCCTCATCAACAAAATGGACGATCCCACTGTGAACTGGAGTTTGGATAG ATATGAGGAATGTAAAGAGAAGTTAGTGCCATTTCTGAAGAAGGTGGGCTTTAATCCAAAGAAAGACATTCACTTCATGCCCTGCTCTGGACTGACTGGAGCCAACCTGAAAGAATCTTCTGAGCTGTGCCCTTGGTACAC GGGATTACCGTTCATTCCACATCTGGACAGTCTGCCAAACTTTAACAGATCAAGTGATGGCCCCATCCGATTGCCTATTGTGGATAAATACAAG GACATGGGCACTGTGGTGCTTGGAAAACTGGAGTCTGGAAGTATCATGAAAGCACAACAACTAATTATGATGCCAAATAGG CACACGGTGGAAGTGTTGAGCCTTCTCTCTGATGACGTGGAGACCGAATACGCTGGACCTGGTGAAAACCTGAAGCTCCGTCTCAAAGGCATTGAGGAGGAAGAGATTCTCCCAGGCTTTATCCTATGCAACGCTGAGAACCTCTGCCACTCAGGACGCACTTTCGATGCCCAG ATTGTTATTATTGAACACAAATCCATAATATGCCCAGGTTACAATGCAGTACTACACATCCATACCTGCATAGAAGAAGTGCAGATAACA GCATTAATCTGTCTGGTGGACAAGAAGACAGGAGAAAAGAGCAAGACTCGTCCACGCTTTGTCAAACAAGACCAAGTATGCATCGCCCGTCTTAGGGCCGCAGGAACTATCTGCTTAGAGACTTTCAAAGACTTCCCTCAGATGGGACGTTTCACTTTGAGGGATGAGG GTAAGACAATCGCAATTGGCAAGGTGCTGAAGTTGGTACCTGAGAAGGACTAA
- the rsl1d1 gene encoding ribosomal L1 domain-containing protein 1: protein MESPRDELDLDRSQVKKAVEALRAYIKSSSSSQKLFENDGQAIFLQLTLWKIPKKEQTIRIPLPHGLRTESGDVCLFTRDEPKMTSEQAVKFYNKLLKERGVKNAIEVIPFNMLKTEYKPFEAKRKLLGNFDLFLSDARIRRRLPSHIGKHFYQRKKAPLSVDLESKHLARDMERLIQGTSITVSNKGCCCTVRVAHSGMTADETVENVMSAVSTISAKLSSTGKNIKIIHLKSQTSVALPIYTSDLSHLALVEEARKNARLTKRKRENENTEVSELTTKKTVEERDSEEEIPQLVPIETPTKKPKKEIVSKKGLKKVPKPAAGKELKKTVKDTKLIKKTPKATARDLKRKAKNK from the exons ATGGAGTCCCCACGAGATGAATTGGATCTTGATCGGTCTCag GTAAAGAAAGCTGTAGAGGCGTTACGGGCATATATAAAGAGCAGCTCCTCATCCCAAAAGCTGTTCGAGAATGATGGTCAGGCCATCTTTTTACAGTTAACTTTATGGAAAATCCCTAAAAAGGAGCAAACCATTCGCAT TCCTTTACCCCATGGGCTGAGGACTGAATCAGGGGACGTGTGTCTTTTCACCAGAGATGAACCCAAAATGACCTCAGAACAGGCAGTGAAATTCTACAATAAGTTACTCAAAGAGAGAGGTGTCAAAAATGCCATTGAG GTGATTCCGTTCAACATGTTGAAAACTGAGTATAAGCCGTTTGAAGCCAAAAGGAAACTGCTGGGCAACTTTGATTTGTTTCTGTCAGACGCACGTATCCGACGCAGGTTACCCTCACATATTGGGAAGCATTTCTATCAAAGGAAGAA GGCTCCTCTGTCGGTGGATCTAGAGAGTAAACATCTAGCCAGAGACATGGAGCGCCTCATTCAGGGCACCAGCATTACTGTCTCAAACAAAGGCTGTTGTTG CACAGTACGTGTTGCACATTCAGGCATGACAGCAGATGAGACGGTTGAGAATGTGATGTCAGCGGTTTCCACAATCTCAGCAAAATTATCATCG acaggaaaaaacataaaaatcatcCATTTGAAGAGTCAGACTTCAGTTGCGCTGCCCATCTACACCTCTGACCTGAGTCATCTCGCGCTGGTTGAGGAGGCCCGCAAGAACGCCCGTTTAACAAAG agGAAGAGAGAAAATGAGAATACAGAAGTGTCAGAGTTGACGACTAAAAAAACCGTGGAAGAGAGAGACAGTGAGGAGGAGATACCACAGCTGGTGCCAATTGAGACACCAACCAAAAAGCCAAAAAAGGAG atCGTATCTAAAAAAGGACTGAAAAAAGTACCCAAGCCTGCTGCTGGCAAAGAACTAAAGAAAACCGTAAAAGACACAAAATTGATCAAGAAAACACCAAAAGCCACAGCACGTGATCTGAAGAGAAAagctaaaaacaaataa
- the LOC127173783 gene encoding tumor necrosis factor receptor superfamily member 17 isoform X1 translates to MLLFILLLYIIIYAEGKCAKNYYYDGLLEECQHCSIRCNSPPDICKTFCTSIPENEVEKNQNIRLILIVFFVFLGAFTALTIILRVIRRKTCKPIMKKVIGQEQKTSDSERGSNVTEQSEDMDETTTDLSDRLNQDHYNSSLPLPSTEEGTTLLVTTKTVQAYHCTPVI, encoded by the exons ATGCTTCTCTTTATATTGCTgctttacattattatttatgctGAGGGAAAATGTGCAAAGAATTATTATTACGATGGACTTCTTGAGGAATGTCAGCATTGCTCCATTCGATGCAACTCCCCACCAGATATTTGCAAAACGTTTTGTACCTCAA TCCCAGAAAACGAAGTTGAAAAGAATCAAAATATTCGTTTAATTTTGATCGTGTTTTTTGTGTTCCTGGGAGCTTTCACAGCACTGACCATTATTCTGCGAGTTATACGCAGAAAAACCTGTAAGCCCATCATGAAAAAAG TGATAGGTCAAGAACAAAAGACGTCTGACAGCGAGAGAGGCTCAAATGTCACAGAGCAATCTGAAGACATGGATGAAACTACGACTGATTTGTCAGATCGACTGAACCAGGATCACTACAACTCCAGCCTTCCTCTTCCGTCCACTGAGGAAGGCACCACATTGCTGGTTACAACAAAGACAGTGCAAGCTTACCACTGTACACCTGTCATATGA
- the LOC127173783 gene encoding tumor necrosis factor receptor superfamily member 17 isoform X2 has protein sequence MLLFILLLYIIIYAEGKCAKNYYYDGLLEECQHCSIRCNSPPDICKTFCTSTFTALTIILRVIRRKTCKPIMKKVIGQEQKTSDSERGSNVTEQSEDMDETTTDLSDRLNQDHYNSSLPLPSTEEGTTLLVTTKTVQAYHCTPVI, from the exons ATGCTTCTCTTTATATTGCTgctttacattattatttatgctGAGGGAAAATGTGCAAAGAATTATTATTACGATGGACTTCTTGAGGAATGTCAGCATTGCTCCATTCGATGCAACTCCCCACCAGATATTTGCAAAACGTTTTGTACCTCAA CTTTCACAGCACTGACCATTATTCTGCGAGTTATACGCAGAAAAACCTGTAAGCCCATCATGAAAAAAG TGATAGGTCAAGAACAAAAGACGTCTGACAGCGAGAGAGGCTCAAATGTCACAGAGCAATCTGAAGACATGGATGAAACTACGACTGATTTGTCAGATCGACTGAACCAGGATCACTACAACTCCAGCCTTCCTCTTCCGTCCACTGAGGAAGGCACCACATTGCTGGTTACAACAAAGACAGTGCAAGCTTACCACTGTACACCTGTCATATGA